The genomic interval GATCACGTGTTGCTGCCATGCCGTGAAACTCGACATTATTTTCCATAAATGAGACGCCTTTTCCTTTTATTGTGCGTGCGACAATAACTGTTGGTTTTCCATTTGTTGCCTTTGCCTCATCAATCGCCTTTATAATCTGATTGAAATTGTGTCCGTCTATGTCTATTACATGCCATCCGAAGCTCTTCCACTTGTCAACTATCGGTTCCAGCTCCATTATATCCCTGATCCACCCATCAAGCTGTATGCTGTTATAATCAATAAAGGCAGTAAGATTATCCAGTCTGTAGTATGCAGAAGACATGGCTGCTTCCCATATCTGCCCTTCTTCCGATTCACCGTCACCTATCATGACATATGTACGATAATCCTTATTATCTAATTTACCTGCCAGAGCTATTCCGGAGGCTATGGACAGACCCTGGCCAAGTGAACCGGTAGATGCCTCCACACCGGGTAGTTTTCCCATTTCCGGGTGTCCCTGCAATGGACTCCCGAATTTTCGCAATGTAAGAAGCTGTTCTACCGGAAAGTAGCCGGAGCGGGCGAGTGCGCTATACAGCGCCGGGGCCGCGTGTCCTTTGCTGAGTATAAACCTGTCCCTGTCAGGCCAACCAGCATTTTTTGGATCATGTCTCATCGCCATGAAGTAGAGTACAGTTATGATGTCAGTTGCAGAAAGAGAGCCTCCGGGATGACCGGAATTCACCTCTGTAGTCATCTTAATTATGTCCCTGCGGATAGCCTGTGCTGTTTTTGTAAGTTGATTAATGTCCATATATTTTATCCCCTTTTTGCACTTAACAGGGATTTTGAATTATAATATAATTTGGCTGGTAAAGACAAGGATTTTCAGGTGAACGCCATGAGCCTCTGGTTCACCAGGGTTTATGAAAACGTCATTCCCGCGTAAGCGGGAATCCAGACCAGTGGCCTGGTTCTGGATTCCCACTCCCCGCTTAAATCCTGCGGGGACAGGTTCTGTGGGAATGACGGGTACTTAGGAGTATTTTCGAGTGAAGGGAGGATGTGACGATGGCGAAGGTAGGAGTAATTCTGTCCGGTTGTGGTGTTTATGATGGTTCAGAGATATATGAGAGTGTCCTGACATTATATTTTTTAGATAAATTCGGTGCAACACCCCTTATTATGGCCCCCAATGTAGAGCAGACGCATGTAGTAAATCATCTTACAGGGGAAGTTTCTCAGGGGGAAAGTAGAAATGTCCTCGTTGAGTCTGCAAGGATTGCGAGGGGTAAGATTAAAGATGTCAGAAATGTGAAGGCGGGAGAGTTGGATGCGCTGATATTCCCGGGTGGTTACGGTGCGGCAAAAAACCTGTGTACCTTTGCGTTTGATGGCGTTGACTGCAAGGTTAACAGTGATGTGGCAGGACTTGCTATGGACGTTTACAGCCTGGGCAAGCCGATAGGCGCCATATGTATTGCCCCTGTGATGATGGCAAAGATATTCGGAGACGCAACACCACTTGACATTACAATCGGTTCAGACAAAGAGACTGCGAATGCAATAAATGTAATGGGTGGACACCATATAAGCTGTACAGCCTCAAACATTGTCATTGACAGCAGACACAAGGTGGTTTCAACACCTGCCTATATGCTTGCCGGTTCTATAGGCGAGGCAGCAGACGGTATAGAAAAACTGGTGAAGGCTGTACTTGATCTGGTTAAGGGATAATGGACGACGAAAAGGACATTGAACTGGAAGATCATCCCGGCGAGACTGGAGAACCGGACGATTCTGAGGCTGCGGAATTGGACGGTTTAACCGGTGAGCCGCTGAACATCGGGGATATTGATGTGGTGATTCCGCAGGAGATGGAAGAGTCTGCCTCAGGCACATCATTAGCCAGTTATGACCCTCTTCAGCACTATATGGCAGAGATAAGGAGATACCGTTATCTTACCAAAGAGGAAGAGAGGAGGCTTGCAATTATGTACAGGGAGGAAGGGGACCTTGATGCCATATCGAAGCTGATTATGGCCAACCTTAAACTCGTTGTAATTATTGCAATGGAATATAAAAGGACAGGCATGAACATGATGGACCTGATTCAGGAGGGGAACCTCGGGCTCATGCAGGCGGTCAGAAAATTTGATCCTTACCGCAACCTGAGGCTTGTTACATATGCGACGTGGTGGGTGAAGGCGTACATGCTGAGATACATAATCAATAACTGGAGGCTCGTAAAAATAGGAACCACTCAGGCGCAGAGAAAACTCTTCTTTAATCTGATGAAGGAGAAGGCAAGGCTCGAATCTCTGGGATATGAGGCCGGACCAAAACTCCTGGCGAGCGAGCTTGGCGTGAAGGAAAAAGAGGTTATTGAGATGGACCAGCGCCTTGGAAGTCAGGATGCATCTCTTGATGAGCCCCTGTCGGAAGACTCGGAGAGCACTCTGTTAAGTGTTTTATCCTCAGGAGAGACGGCTGTTGATGAGAGGCTGGCAGATGAGGAGATATCTTCAATATTTAAGGAAAAGGTCGCAGAGTTTTCAGTGGAGTTAAATGAGAGGGACCGGGATATCCTGCAGACGAGGATACTGGCGGAAGAACCTGAGTCGCTTAGTGAAATTGGCAGGAGATATGACATATCAAAAGAACGCGTAAGGCAGTTGGAGGCCAATATCATTAAACGTCTCAGGGAATACCTTGAGAGGGAGGTTAAGGATTTTGATGCACTCAGGCCTGATTAACCTTTCCGGCAGGGTGGCATTGGTGACTGGTGGAAGCAATGAGACAGGTGCAGCAGTTTGCAGGGTCATTGCAGAGGCTGGTTCGTCAGTTGTCATCCAGTATTATAATGGTAAGGATAAGGCTGGCAAGACTTGCGAATATATCGGTTCCAAGGGTGGTGTGGCGGCCAATTGTTTTGTGGATTTATCAGACAGGTCATCCATAGATGAATTATTCAGCTTTATTAAAGACAAATTTGGCCGCCTTGATATACTCGTTAATAATGCACACTTCCCGATCACACGGAGTTTGGTTAAAGAATCTGAATGGGAAGGTCATCAGGAGCAGATAGATGTAATGATGAAAGGCACATTCTATTGCTGCAAAAGGGCAGCGTTGTTTATGGAGGAGAGCGGCGGCGGCTCTATAATCAATATAATCTCGACCCTGGTTGATCATCCTGTAAAAGGCTACAGCAGTTTTATAACAGCGGCATCAGCACTGACAGGTTTCACAAAGAACCTGGCTGTTGAGGCTGGGGAGAAAGACATCCGCGTCAACATGATTGCCCCTGGCTTTGTACTTACCGGACATGCACCTTATGCCCCGCAGCATGTACAGGATGCGATTTCAAATGCTACCCCGCTTGGACGCCTTGCCACACCAGACGACATAGCAGGTGGAGTCCTCTTCTTTTCCTCAGACCTTTCACGATTTATCACAGGTCAAACCCTTGTCATTGATGGCGGTTACTCCCTCTCCGGGATGCCGGCCTGATCATACCACATCCTTTAATGTTTGTTTAATATCCATTAAATATAATTGGTACTGAAACATATTTATCAGGAGGTGATTCAAATGGATAAGAAAAGCAGGAAGATGCATATTGTCCATACTGTTTTAGGGATTATTTTTATAGCGCTTATTCTGGCAAGTGCAATCCTTCTGCCGCTTCATGATGTAAACGGCAGAATTATTTAATCCTGATTTAATGTGGACTTATTATAATGGTATACATGTTTAGAATAAATCAATCAGGAGGTGATGTAAAAATGGATAAGGATATAAAGATTGCCCACACGGTACATGCAGTAATAACAATAGTATTTGCTGTAGTCCTGTTGGCAGGCTCAACCATAATATAATTTCTCAAATGCTTACCCTCCCCCCTGTCCCCTTCAAATGAAGGGGATGGGGGCTCTCCGGCAGTTTTCTTCAATATTATTTATCAAGTGTGATATATTATGAGCCATGGCGCGTTTGATCAAACAAAGGGCCGGGAAGCTGGGGCTTCCTCCGGGGACGCTTGTTCATATTGGAGAAAAAAGCGGCAAAGATGTCAACATCACGGTCATAGATTACGATGAGTCGAATCTTCAGGAAGCAGAGATAAAGACTATAGATCAGTGCATACGTTTCAAAGACAAGCCTACAGTGACGTGGATCAATGTCGAGGGACTGCATCAGTCAGAAATCGTAGAAAGCCTGGGCGCCTGCTATGGACTCCATCCCCTTGTCATGGAGGATATACTGAATACGGATCAGCGGCCGAAGGTAGAGGATTACAAGGACTATTTATATATCGTTCTTAAGATGCTTCACAATGTCAATGGAACGGAATTTGTATCTGAACAGATAAGCCTCATCCTCCACCCAAACTTCGTAATCTCTTTTCAGGAAGGGATAGAGGGAGACGTCTTTGGCCTTGTCAGGGAAAGGCTCAGAGGAGGCAAGGGGCGCATAAGGGGAATGGGGCCGGACTATCTCGCATACACGCTGATTGATGCAATAGTGGACAACTATTTTTCGATTATGGAGGAGATTGGAGAGAGGATCGAGAGGATTGAGGAGGAACTTGTAACCAATCCTAAAAAAGAGACCCTGCACAGGATTCATGAGCTCAAGAGGGAGATGATTTACCTTCGAAAGGCTGTATGGCCTTTGAGGGAGGTAATCAGCACGCTTGAGCGGGGAGAGTCTCCAATTATCAGGAATACAACTTCCATCTACTTACGGGATGTTTACGATCATACTATTCAGGTCATTGATACCATAGAGACATCTCGAGATATGTTATCAGGCATGCTCGACATCTATCTATCGAGCATAAGCAACCGTATGAATGAAATAATGAAATTCCTTACCATCATAGGCACTATCTTTATTCCATTGACATTTATCGTTGGCATCTACGGCATGAACTTCGAGTTTATGCCTGAGATACGGTGGCGGTACGGCTACTTTGCAGTCATGGCATTCATGTTGGGCATTGGTGTATTTATGCTTTTCTATTTCAAGAAAAAGAAGTGGCTTTAGCGGAGATTTCAGATGTGTGAGGGAAAAAGGGGCATAAAAGTAAAGGGGAGTACGGAAACAATTGTCCCCACAAAGCTCATCTGTCTTGGCAGAAACTACAGGAGGCATGCCGAGGAATTAGGGAATGCTGTTCCTGAGAAACCGATAATCTTTCTGAAACCCCCATCTTCACTGATTGTTGAAGGTGATAAGATAATACTGCCGCCCCAGTCTCAGGATGTCCATCACGAGGTAGAGCTCGGGGTTGTGATAGGCAAGACAGGGAGATGCATTTCACGGCCTGAATCAGCGGGATATATACTCGGATATTGCATATTTCTTGATATCACGGCACGGGACATTCAGAGGGAGGAGACAAAACGGGGCGCGCCCTGGGCGCTTGCCAAGGGGTTTGACACCTTTGCCCCGGTATCGCAGATTGTCAGAAATGAAGATATCTCACATCCGGAAGACCTTGCCATAAGACTATGGGTAAATGATGAACTCAGGCAGGACTCAAACACCCGTTTCATGATATTCAGAATTGGAGAGATCATTGAGTACATCTCCTCTTACATGACCCTTGAAGCCGGCGACATCATCGCAACCGGTACGCCAGAAGGAGTGGGCCCGATCAGAAAGGGGGATGTTGTAACCGCAGAGATCAGCGGAATTGGCAGGATAAGGTTTGAGGCGGAATGAAAATCCCCCGGATGAACCGTCATGAGCCCTTCGACTGTTCGGCACGCTCACAGCTCAGGGCTCAC from Nitrospirota bacterium carries:
- a CDS encoding transketolase: MDINQLTKTAQAIRRDIIKMTTEVNSGHPGGSLSATDIITVLYFMAMRHDPKNAGWPDRDRFILSKGHAAPALYSALARSGYFPVEQLLTLRKFGSPLQGHPEMGKLPGVEASTGSLGQGLSIASGIALAGKLDNKDYRTYVMIGDGESEEGQIWEAAMSSAYYRLDNLTAFIDYNSIQLDGWIRDIMELEPIVDKWKSFGWHVIDIDGHNFNQIIKAIDEAKATNGKPTVIVARTIKGKGVSFMENNVEFHGMAATRDQMAIALRELGE
- the elbB gene encoding isoprenoid biosynthesis glyoxalase ElbB, producing the protein MAKVGVILSGCGVYDGSEIYESVLTLYFLDKFGATPLIMAPNVEQTHVVNHLTGEVSQGESRNVLVESARIARGKIKDVRNVKAGELDALIFPGGYGAAKNLCTFAFDGVDCKVNSDVAGLAMDVYSLGKPIGAICIAPVMMAKIFGDATPLDITIGSDKETANAINVMGGHHISCTASNIVIDSRHKVVSTPAYMLAGSIGEAADGIEKLVKAVLDLVKG
- a CDS encoding RNA polymerase factor sigma-32 produces the protein MDDEKDIELEDHPGETGEPDDSEAAELDGLTGEPLNIGDIDVVIPQEMEESASGTSLASYDPLQHYMAEIRRYRYLTKEEERRLAIMYREEGDLDAISKLIMANLKLVVIIAMEYKRTGMNMMDLIQEGNLGLMQAVRKFDPYRNLRLVTYATWWVKAYMLRYIINNWRLVKIGTTQAQRKLFFNLMKEKARLESLGYEAGPKLLASELGVKEKEVIEMDQRLGSQDASLDEPLSEDSESTLLSVLSSGETAVDERLADEEISSIFKEKVAEFSVELNERDRDILQTRILAEEPESLSEIGRRYDISKERVRQLEANIIKRLREYLEREVKDFDALRPD
- a CDS encoding SDR family oxidoreductase translates to MHSGLINLSGRVALVTGGSNETGAAVCRVIAEAGSSVVIQYYNGKDKAGKTCEYIGSKGGVAANCFVDLSDRSSIDELFSFIKDKFGRLDILVNNAHFPITRSLVKESEWEGHQEQIDVMMKGTFYCCKRAALFMEESGGGSIINIISTLVDHPVKGYSSFITAASALTGFTKNLAVEAGEKDIRVNMIAPGFVLTGHAPYAPQHVQDAISNATPLGRLATPDDIAGGVLFFSSDLSRFITGQTLVIDGGYSLSGMPA
- the corA gene encoding magnesium/cobalt transporter CorA, coding for MARLIKQRAGKLGLPPGTLVHIGEKSGKDVNITVIDYDESNLQEAEIKTIDQCIRFKDKPTVTWINVEGLHQSEIVESLGACYGLHPLVMEDILNTDQRPKVEDYKDYLYIVLKMLHNVNGTEFVSEQISLILHPNFVISFQEGIEGDVFGLVRERLRGGKGRIRGMGPDYLAYTLIDAIVDNYFSIMEEIGERIERIEEELVTNPKKETLHRIHELKREMIYLRKAVWPLREVISTLERGESPIIRNTTSIYLRDVYDHTIQVIDTIETSRDMLSGMLDIYLSSISNRMNEIMKFLTIIGTIFIPLTFIVGIYGMNFEFMPEIRWRYGYFAVMAFMLGIGVFMLFYFKKKKWL
- a CDS encoding fumarylacetoacetate hydrolase family protein gives rise to the protein MCEGKRGIKVKGSTETIVPTKLICLGRNYRRHAEELGNAVPEKPIIFLKPPSSLIVEGDKIILPPQSQDVHHEVELGVVIGKTGRCISRPESAGYILGYCIFLDITARDIQREETKRGAPWALAKGFDTFAPVSQIVRNEDISHPEDLAIRLWVNDELRQDSNTRFMIFRIGEIIEYISSYMTLEAGDIIATGTPEGVGPIRKGDVVTAEISGIGRIRFEAE